The Phacochoerus africanus isolate WHEZ1 chromosome X, ROS_Pafr_v1, whole genome shotgun sequence genome has a segment encoding these proteins:
- the CSF2RA gene encoding granulocyte-macrophage colony-stimulating factor receptor subunit alpha isoform X1, with protein MQSVRQLSDEEETCQRAQMWGQRDTARRNAVLAHPAGCPRGLLTTALLLSLLLDPAILLLQEHQDLPALDQNASLHVTFDPKTMTLRWDCRENITSGECLMTTHKENSRVKKEIKDKECRCTFQDCSLHGGVSFTVKVNINQRCISETLVYSNPGVEGTAAQNFSCLIYNADFMNCTWAKGQAAPNDIQYFLYIRDSKKKIERECPRYLPDSGTHVGCHLQNISGLSFYTYFLVNGTSQKSGIQFFDSVLLLKEIERYNPPNNITVYCNESHCFIQWEKPRTRKTLSDREFQYQLDIQRQSNIRRSENQLIVVSGDLGNKYNFPSPHPRATHTVKMRTADARRAEWGTWSQPVQFGSEELESSLVHVYVLVVLGTLVCGLMLGCLFKRFLARHSLFPPIPRIKDKLNENQHVDHESLWEKFTHDAGKADREDVLTVEEVAQGPASG; from the exons ATGCAATCCGTGCGCCAGCTCTCAGACGAGGAAGAGACCTGTCAGAGGGCTCAGATGTGGGGACAGCGGGACACAGCCCGGAGGAATGCAG TGCTTGCACATCCCGCAGGCTGCCCCAGGGGTCTCCTAACCACGGCCCTTCTGCTCTCCCTGCTGCTGGACCCCGCGATTCTCCTGCTCCAGGAGCACCAGG ACCTTCCTGCCCTGGACCAGAACGCCAGTCTCCATGTGACGTTTGACCCAAAGACCATGACACTAAGGTGGGACTGCAGGGAAAACATCACCTCTGGGGAGTGCCTGATGACGACGCACAAGGAGAACTCACGGGTTAAGAAAGAg ATCAAAGACAAGGAATGTCGGTGTACCTTTCAAGACTGTTCTCTCCACGGGGGCGTTTCGTTCACGGTTAAAGTAAACATCAACCAAAGATGCATTTCAGAAACGCTGGTCTACAGCAACCCAG GTGTGGAGGGCACCGCCGCCCAAAACTTCTCCTGTCTCATCTACAACGCGGATTTCATGAACTGCACCTGGGCAAAGGGCCAAGCAGCCCCAAATGACATccaatattttttgtatatacGAGACTCAAA GAAGAAAATCGAGAGAGAATGTCCTCGGTACTTACCAGACTCGGGAACCCACGTGGGATGTCACCTCCAAAACATCTCGGGATTAAGTTTTTACACTTACTTCCTGGTTAACGGTACCAGCCAAAAGTCAGGAATCCAGTTCTTTGACTCGGTTTTGTTGTTAAAGGAAATAG AGAGATACAACCCTCCCAACAACATCACCGTGTACTGCAATGAATCCCACTGCTTCATCCAGTGGGAAAAGCCCAGGACCCGAAAAACACTGTCCGACAGGGAGTTCCAGTACCAGCTGGACATCCAGAGGCAG AGCAATATCAGACGCAGCGAAAATCAACTG ATCGTGGTGTCTGGGGATTTGGGAAATAAATACAACTTTCCGAGCCCGCACCCCAGGGCCACGCACACCGTGAAGATGAGAACGGCAGACGCCCGGCGCGCTGAATGGGGAACCTGGAGCCAGCCCGTCCAGTTCG gctctgaAGAACTAGAATCCAGCCTGGTGCATGTCTACGTGCTGGTGGTCCTGGGGACCCTTGTCTGCGGCCTGATGCTCGGCTGCCTTTTCAAAAG GTTCCTCGCGAGGCACAGCTTATTCCCACCGATTCCACGGATCAAAGACAAACTGAACGAGAACCAACACGTAGACCACGAG AGCCTCTGGGAGAAATTCACACACGACGCAGGGAAGGCTGACAGGGAGGACGTCTTAACGGTGGAAGAAGTGGCCCAAGGCCCCGCCAGCGGGTGA
- the CSF2RA gene encoding granulocyte-macrophage colony-stimulating factor receptor subunit alpha isoform X3, with amino-acid sequence MTLRWDCRENITSGECLMTTHKENSRVKKEIKDKECRCTFQDCSLHGGVSFTVKVNINQRCISETLVYSNPGVEGTAAQNFSCLIYNADFMNCTWAKGQAAPNDIQYFLYIRDSKKKIERECPRYLPDSGTHVGCHLQNISGLSFYTYFLVNGTSQKSGIQFFDSVLLLKEIERYNPPNNITVYCNESHCFIQWEKPRTRKTLSDREFQYQLDIQRQSNIRRSENQLIVVSGDLGNKYNFPSPHPRATHTVKMRTADARRAEWGTWSQPVQFGSEELESSLVHVYVLVVLGTLVCGLMLGCLFKRFLARHSLFPPIPRIKDKLNENQHVDHESLWEKFTHDAGKADREDVLTVEEVAQGPASG; translated from the exons ATGACACTAAGGTGGGACTGCAGGGAAAACATCACCTCTGGGGAGTGCCTGATGACGACGCACAAGGAGAACTCACGGGTTAAGAAAGAg ATCAAAGACAAGGAATGTCGGTGTACCTTTCAAGACTGTTCTCTCCACGGGGGCGTTTCGTTCACGGTTAAAGTAAACATCAACCAAAGATGCATTTCAGAAACGCTGGTCTACAGCAACCCAG GTGTGGAGGGCACCGCCGCCCAAAACTTCTCCTGTCTCATCTACAACGCGGATTTCATGAACTGCACCTGGGCAAAGGGCCAAGCAGCCCCAAATGACATccaatattttttgtatatacGAGACTCAAA GAAGAAAATCGAGAGAGAATGTCCTCGGTACTTACCAGACTCGGGAACCCACGTGGGATGTCACCTCCAAAACATCTCGGGATTAAGTTTTTACACTTACTTCCTGGTTAACGGTACCAGCCAAAAGTCAGGAATCCAGTTCTTTGACTCGGTTTTGTTGTTAAAGGAAATAG AGAGATACAACCCTCCCAACAACATCACCGTGTACTGCAATGAATCCCACTGCTTCATCCAGTGGGAAAAGCCCAGGACCCGAAAAACACTGTCCGACAGGGAGTTCCAGTACCAGCTGGACATCCAGAGGCAG AGCAATATCAGACGCAGCGAAAATCAACTG ATCGTGGTGTCTGGGGATTTGGGAAATAAATACAACTTTCCGAGCCCGCACCCCAGGGCCACGCACACCGTGAAGATGAGAACGGCAGACGCCCGGCGCGCTGAATGGGGAACCTGGAGCCAGCCCGTCCAGTTCG gctctgaAGAACTAGAATCCAGCCTGGTGCATGTCTACGTGCTGGTGGTCCTGGGGACCCTTGTCTGCGGCCTGATGCTCGGCTGCCTTTTCAAAAG GTTCCTCGCGAGGCACAGCTTATTCCCACCGATTCCACGGATCAAAGACAAACTGAACGAGAACCAACACGTAGACCACGAG AGCCTCTGGGAGAAATTCACACACGACGCAGGGAAGGCTGACAGGGAGGACGTCTTAACGGTGGAAGAAGTGGCCCAAGGCCCCGCCAGCGGGTGA
- the CSF2RA gene encoding granulocyte-macrophage colony-stimulating factor receptor subunit alpha isoform X2: MQSVRQLSDEEETCQRAQMWGQRDTARRNAVLAHPAGCPRGLLTTALLLSLLLDPAILLLQEHQDLPALDQNASLHVTFDPKTMTLRWDCRENITSGECLMTTHKENSRVKKEIKDKECRCTFQDCSLHGGVSFTVKVNINQRCISETLVYSNPGVEGTAAQNFSCLIYNADFMNCTWAKGQAAPNDIQYFLYIRDSKKKIERECPRYLPDSGTHVGCHLQNISGLSFYTYFLVNGTSQKSGIQFFDSVLLLKEIERYNPPNNITVYCNESHCFIQWEKPRTRKTLSDREFQYQLDIQRQSNIRRSENQLIVVSGDLGNKYNFPSPHPRATHTVKMRTADARRAEWGTWSQPVQFGSSRGTAYSHRFHGSKTN; this comes from the exons ATGCAATCCGTGCGCCAGCTCTCAGACGAGGAAGAGACCTGTCAGAGGGCTCAGATGTGGGGACAGCGGGACACAGCCCGGAGGAATGCAG TGCTTGCACATCCCGCAGGCTGCCCCAGGGGTCTCCTAACCACGGCCCTTCTGCTCTCCCTGCTGCTGGACCCCGCGATTCTCCTGCTCCAGGAGCACCAGG ACCTTCCTGCCCTGGACCAGAACGCCAGTCTCCATGTGACGTTTGACCCAAAGACCATGACACTAAGGTGGGACTGCAGGGAAAACATCACCTCTGGGGAGTGCCTGATGACGACGCACAAGGAGAACTCACGGGTTAAGAAAGAg ATCAAAGACAAGGAATGTCGGTGTACCTTTCAAGACTGTTCTCTCCACGGGGGCGTTTCGTTCACGGTTAAAGTAAACATCAACCAAAGATGCATTTCAGAAACGCTGGTCTACAGCAACCCAG GTGTGGAGGGCACCGCCGCCCAAAACTTCTCCTGTCTCATCTACAACGCGGATTTCATGAACTGCACCTGGGCAAAGGGCCAAGCAGCCCCAAATGACATccaatattttttgtatatacGAGACTCAAA GAAGAAAATCGAGAGAGAATGTCCTCGGTACTTACCAGACTCGGGAACCCACGTGGGATGTCACCTCCAAAACATCTCGGGATTAAGTTTTTACACTTACTTCCTGGTTAACGGTACCAGCCAAAAGTCAGGAATCCAGTTCTTTGACTCGGTTTTGTTGTTAAAGGAAATAG AGAGATACAACCCTCCCAACAACATCACCGTGTACTGCAATGAATCCCACTGCTTCATCCAGTGGGAAAAGCCCAGGACCCGAAAAACACTGTCCGACAGGGAGTTCCAGTACCAGCTGGACATCCAGAGGCAG AGCAATATCAGACGCAGCGAAAATCAACTG ATCGTGGTGTCTGGGGATTTGGGAAATAAATACAACTTTCCGAGCCCGCACCCCAGGGCCACGCACACCGTGAAGATGAGAACGGCAGACGCCCGGCGCGCTGAATGGGGAACCTGGAGCCAGCCCGTCCAGTTCG GTTCCTCGCGAGGCACAGCTTATTCCCACCGATTCCACGGATCAAAGACAAACTGA